From one Timaviella obliquedivisa GSE-PSE-MK23-08B genomic stretch:
- a CDS encoding Uma2 family endonuclease, which translates to MNSQMLTQSDIQPAEQRLVLEGISWQQYEILLATLGDDFPNLRLNYLKGTLEIMTNSPEHEELKKVIGMLLEAYFQETRTRFHALGSTTFRKAMKLRGLEPDECYCLGTKKEFPDLAIEVVLTSGIVNKLEIYQGLGVAEIWQWQEGQFVIFHLRSTGYEQIPNSELVPSLDIQLLASYVNPTEQFDTVMAFRDIIRCL; encoded by the coding sequence ATGAATTCTCAAATGCTGACACAATCAGATATTCAGCCAGCCGAACAGCGACTGGTGTTAGAGGGAATCAGTTGGCAGCAATATGAAATACTTTTAGCAACCTTGGGTGATGATTTCCCCAATCTTCGGTTGAATTACCTGAAAGGTACTTTAGAAATTATGACCAATTCTCCAGAGCATGAAGAACTTAAAAAAGTTATCGGAATGCTTTTAGAGGCTTACTTTCAAGAAACTCGTACTCGCTTTCACGCACTCGGATCTACGACCTTTCGTAAAGCCATGAAACTTCGGGGTTTAGAGCCAGACGAATGTTACTGTTTGGGAACAAAAAAGGAATTCCCTGATTTGGCGATCGAGGTCGTTTTGACCAGTGGCATTGTCAACAAATTAGAGATTTACCAGGGTTTGGGCGTAGCAGAAATTTGGCAGTGGCAAGAGGGACAATTTGTAATTTTTCATTTACGCTCAACTGGGTATGAACAGATTCCTAATAGTGAACTTGTTCCGAGTCTTGATATTCAACTTTTAGCCAGTTATGTGAATCCAACTGAACAGTTTGATACAGTAATGGCGTTCCGAGATATCATTCGATGCCTTTAA
- a CDS encoding Uma2 family endonuclease: MTITLLSGARQQTQHIIMRGITWETYQRLLKDLGDHRSSRLAYDQEVLEIIMPSSLHETLNRLLALIITTLVDELDLRIKNYGSTTLDREDLEKGAEPDSCFYIQNVDRILGKKLNLETDPPPDLAVEIDLASSSRRRFGIYLQLQIPEVWRYTQRQGITIYQLVDGDYQECEFSPTFSMVSGAALMQFIQLAEEEDDISVIRALRQWIKDKI; the protein is encoded by the coding sequence ATGACGATTACTCTACTCTCAGGTGCAAGACAGCAAACCCAACATATCATTATGAGAGGCATAACTTGGGAGACTTACCAAAGACTGCTGAAAGATTTGGGCGATCATCGGTCTTCTCGACTTGCTTATGACCAAGAAGTTTTAGAAATTATTATGCCCTCCAGCTTACACGAGACTCTGAATCGGCTACTCGCTTTAATAATTACAACCTTAGTTGATGAACTTGACCTAAGAATCAAGAATTATGGTTCAACGACGCTAGACCGTGAAGACTTGGAAAAAGGCGCTGAACCTGATTCTTGCTTTTACATTCAAAATGTCGATCGCATCCTTGGCAAAAAGCTAAATCTGGAAACCGATCCACCACCAGATTTGGCAGTTGAGATTGATCTAGCCAGTTCTTCCCGTCGTCGCTTTGGCATTTACCTACAACTCCAAATCCCCGAAGTTTGGCGCTACACGCAACGGCAAGGCATCACCATTTATCAGCTTGTAGATGGGGACTACCAGGAGTGCGAATTTAGTCCAACGTTCTCGATGGTTTCTGGAGCAGCGTTAATGCAGTTTATACAACTTGCTGAAGAGGAAGATGACATTAGCGTCATTCGGGCACTACGTCAGTGGATTAAGGACAAGATCTAG
- a CDS encoding TetR/AcrR family transcriptional regulator — protein sequence MSIHYCMEKELASKLGRQDWLTIAIQTLIDKGIEAVKIDPLAKLLNVTRGSFYWHFKNRDDLLAEILHEWEARNTKSVIAQIEELNSSPSSKLLSLFEIAAQDDNRLEKAVRIWSVNDDRAAAAINQIDQQRLDYLQNLFLQLGFSEIDAKVRAQIVYSVRLGWFVMASSSQSTERLTEIRLVHTILTQINNLEAVPNQ from the coding sequence ATGTCAATACACTACTGTATGGAAAAAGAGCTAGCATCCAAACTAGGTCGGCAAGATTGGCTGACAATTGCCATCCAAACCTTGATCGACAAAGGAATTGAGGCGGTTAAGATTGACCCTTTAGCCAAGCTGCTAAACGTGACCAGAGGTAGTTTTTATTGGCACTTTAAAAATCGGGATGATCTATTGGCAGAAATATTGCACGAGTGGGAAGCCCGAAATACCAAGAGCGTAATTGCACAGATTGAAGAGTTAAACAGTTCTCCTAGCTCCAAATTATTGAGTTTGTTCGAGATTGCTGCCCAAGATGACAATCGACTAGAGAAAGCTGTCCGCATTTGGTCGGTAAATGATGATAGAGCAGCAGCAGCGATCAATCAGATTGATCAACAGCGACTAGATTATCTCCAAAATTTGTTCTTACAGCTTGGCTTTTCCGAAATAGATGCCAAAGTGCGTGCCCAAATTGTTTACTCTGTAAGGCTGGGTTGGTTTGTGATGGCATCGTCAAGCCAGTCAACAGAACGTTTAACAGAAATCAGACTCGTTCACACCATTTTGACTCAAATAAATAATCTTGAAGCAGTTCCCAACCAATAA
- a CDS encoding TIGR00300 family protein, with protein MSASSIRFMMCAPDHYDVDYVINPWMEGNIHKSSRDRAVEQWQKLYGILKDNATVDLIQPQKGVPDLVFTANAGLVLEKTAVLSRFFHKERQGEEPYFQQWFEENGFTVHVLPKDLPFEGAGDALLDREGRWLWAGYGFRSELDSHPYLAKWLDIEVLSLRLMDERFYHLDTCFCPLTDGYLLYYPPAFDSYSNRRIEMHVPPEKRIAVTELDAVNFACNAVNIDRLIVMNKASDALKEQLGDAGFRIIETPLTEFLKAGGAAKCLTLRSTESVIHAHPVVEKTESRTIRLEGQLLDHGLINRALDLIVEGSGSFQVLNFNLGEQRQSPSLAEVKVTAPSHEVMETIMSQLIDMGAMGLPQEICDCLLEPVTLRGVAPDDFYVTTIYPTEVRVNSQWVRLENQRMDGAIVVSDNAGKAIAQCKLLRDVQVGEHVVVGVEGIRAIRKPEAREQRQEFSFMGAGVSSERRVELVVEQIAWDLRRIRDQGGKVVVVSGPVAIHTGGGDHLARLIREGYVQALLGGNAIAVHDIEQSLMGTSLGMDMKRGVSVRGGHRHHLKAINTICRCGSIANAVEQGVLTTGIFYECIQKSIPFSLAGSIRDDGPLPDTKMDLLEAQADYARLIQGADMILMLSSMLHSIGVGNMTPAGVKMVCVDINPAVVTKLSDRGSVESIGVVTDVGLFLSLLVQQLSKLTSPYQVNQMV; from the coding sequence ATGAGTGCTTCTTCAATTCGGTTCATGATGTGCGCGCCTGACCACTACGATGTGGATTACGTTATTAACCCTTGGATGGAGGGAAACATTCATAAGTCATCCCGCGATCGCGCTGTTGAGCAATGGCAAAAGCTTTACGGCATTTTGAAAGACAATGCTACAGTCGATTTAATCCAGCCTCAGAAGGGTGTGCCCGACTTAGTATTTACCGCCAATGCAGGCTTAGTATTGGAAAAAACTGCCGTTCTCAGTCGCTTTTTCCACAAAGAACGCCAAGGCGAAGAGCCTTACTTTCAACAATGGTTTGAAGAAAACGGCTTTACAGTTCATGTTTTGCCTAAAGACTTGCCGTTTGAAGGGGCAGGCGATGCTTTGCTTGATCGGGAAGGACGTTGGTTATGGGCAGGCTACGGATTCCGCTCTGAGTTAGATTCTCATCCTTACTTAGCAAAATGGCTGGATATTGAAGTCCTGTCTTTGCGGTTAATGGATGAACGCTTTTATCATCTTGATACTTGCTTTTGTCCGCTGACCGATGGCTACTTGCTGTATTATCCGCCCGCCTTCGACTCATACTCCAATCGGCGAATTGAAATGCACGTACCGCCCGAGAAACGTATTGCTGTTACTGAACTTGATGCCGTAAACTTTGCGTGCAACGCAGTCAATATCGATAGGCTGATTGTGATGAACAAAGCCAGTGATGCTTTGAAGGAACAGTTGGGAGACGCTGGCTTTCGCATCATTGAAACGCCGCTAACAGAGTTTTTGAAAGCAGGCGGAGCCGCTAAATGCCTGACGTTACGCTCTACAGAATCGGTCATTCATGCTCACCCCGTGGTTGAAAAAACCGAGAGCCGCACCATTCGATTAGAAGGTCAGTTGTTAGATCATGGATTAATTAATCGGGCGCTTGATCTCATTGTGGAAGGCAGTGGTAGCTTTCAGGTTTTGAACTTTAATTTGGGCGAGCAACGGCAAAGTCCTTCCTTGGCAGAGGTCAAAGTGACAGCGCCTTCCCATGAGGTGATGGAAACCATCATGTCACAGTTAATTGACATGGGCGCAATGGGTCTGCCGCAGGAGATTTGCGATTGTTTACTAGAACCCGTTACTTTAAGGGGCGTTGCTCCCGATGATTTCTACGTCACTACGATTTATCCGACTGAGGTACGGGTGAATAGTCAATGGGTGCGGCTAGAGAATCAGCGGATGGATGGGGCGATCGTCGTTTCTGATAACGCTGGGAAAGCGATCGCCCAATGTAAGCTATTGCGCGATGTTCAGGTCGGCGAACATGTCGTTGTCGGCGTAGAAGGCATCCGCGCCATTCGCAAGCCTGAAGCGCGGGAGCAACGTCAAGAGTTTAGCTTTATGGGAGCGGGGGTTTCTAGCGAACGCCGCGTAGAATTAGTGGTTGAGCAAATTGCTTGGGATTTGCGCCGAATTCGGGATCAGGGCGGCAAAGTTGTTGTCGTATCTGGGCCTGTCGCTATTCATACAGGCGGGGGCGATCACTTAGCGCGCTTGATTCGGGAAGGCTATGTGCAAGCGTTGCTGGGAGGGAATGCGATCGCGGTGCATGACATCGAGCAATCTTTAATGGGAACGTCTCTCGGCATGGATATGAAGCGGGGCGTTTCGGTGCGCGGCGGTCATCGGCATCATCTTAAAGCCATTAACACCATTTGTCGCTGTGGCAGCATTGCGAACGCAGTTGAACAAGGTGTGCTGACGACGGGCATTTTCTACGAATGCATTCAGAAGAGTATTCCTTTCTCTTTGGCAGGTTCCATTCGAGATGATGGTCCCCTGCCCGATACAAAAATGGATTTATTGGAAGCGCAAGCCGATTATGCACGTCTGATTCAAGGCGCAGATATGATTCTCATGCTGTCTTCTATGCTGCATTCCATTGGCGTGGGTAATATGACTCCGGCAGGTGTAAAAATGGTATGTGTCGATATCAACCCGGCTGTGGTCACTAAACTCAGCGATCGCGGTTCTGTCGAGTCGATCGGAGTGGTCACAGACGTAGGATTGTTTCTCAGCTTGCTGGTGCAACAGTTGAGTAAACTGACCAGCCCTTACCAGGTGAACCAAATGGTATAG